One Streptomyces sp. R28 DNA window includes the following coding sequences:
- a CDS encoding tetratricopeptide repeat protein: MELTALGNWQPVGDTDLLGLGVHRARAGESDGSALPPYVLRDVDGQVRAALRTAAQTGGLVLLTGDSTAGKSRTALEAVRDVLPGHLLLAPPWGADLRPLGRAPGEPGYDRHVLWLDDLEHHLGSAGLEPSLLTSMIRARLVVLATLRDERYDTLRKVADGVADEGGPSRMAAETGLRVLNMVEPIVVRRLWSDTELARVARIDDSRLNEAHARHGTHGIAEYLAAGPELLGEWRRAERATARGGHPRGAALVAAAVDLAHIGLIGDLPEALLREVHEGHLRALGGTALRPETYEEALTWASQVRYGVASLLMEGEQEGSKRPFDYLVDSVARELDVPDPPDSVWLTALKYADERTRPLVAQTASFSGRWAIAEQAWRPLAEAHDEVAVINYTSAQLFQRSDPREVEPLLRTVAEAGHPLAQANLGAVLKMRGADEEAERWWRKAAQAKEPLASYNLYLHYRGTDEEQAETWLRSAAEGGYVKAITTLGTLLHLRGDEAEAEPWWRLGALAGDPQAMYVHGHSLRLRGDDDAEVWLRRAAERGHDTAAEILGRAADERDDLAEAEKWWRVAAEAGNPEAANSLGVLLSTRGSRAEGAHWYAKGAEGGHVVAMFNLAEWLWGEGDVEGAMDWHRRAGEAGNPSSFNNLGILLRGEGDLAAAEAALRRAAEAEDVFGCLNLIDLLISEGRPEDARPLLLELLSAPEGAEETIRFAEGVRQEGRPMVARTIMRWAAEAGRLDAAHNLGALYYMEGMLEEAEHWWRTSASAFSGSAHNVGCLLAARGNSKEAAAWWRKAAEAGHRKAGLRLADWLIESGEPDEAEQRLRDLADEFPGVAFVLGLLLFDQPGDHAEADHWWQRAEEQGDADTAFAYASYLAERGDAERTELWCRKAAEAGHPRAALNFGVLLAQRGQLAEAESWLAEAVRRGIDEAAEPLTRVREFLAVQRGS, translated from the coding sequence GTGGAGCTGACGGCCCTGGGGAACTGGCAACCGGTCGGCGACACCGACCTCCTCGGCCTAGGCGTGCACCGTGCCCGTGCCGGGGAAAGCGATGGATCGGCGCTGCCGCCCTACGTCCTGCGCGACGTGGACGGACAGGTGCGAGCCGCGCTGAGGACGGCGGCCCAGACCGGCGGGCTCGTGTTGCTCACCGGCGACTCGACCGCGGGCAAGAGCCGCACTGCCCTGGAGGCGGTCCGGGACGTGCTCCCCGGGCATCTCCTGCTCGCCCCGCCCTGGGGCGCCGATCTGCGACCGTTGGGCCGGGCGCCCGGCGAGCCCGGGTACGACCGGCATGTCCTGTGGCTCGATGATCTGGAACACCACCTCGGGTCCGCGGGCCTGGAGCCGTCCCTGCTGACGTCGATGATCAGGGCCCGGCTGGTGGTGTTGGCGACCCTGCGCGACGAGCGCTACGACACGCTGCGAAAAGTGGCCGACGGCGTCGCGGACGAGGGCGGTCCGAGCCGCATGGCGGCCGAGACCGGACTGCGGGTACTCAACATGGTGGAGCCCATCGTCGTGCGGCGGCTGTGGAGCGACACGGAGCTGGCCCGGGTGGCACGGATCGACGACAGCCGCCTGAACGAGGCACACGCGCGGCACGGCACGCACGGCATCGCCGAGTACCTGGCCGCCGGGCCGGAACTCCTCGGCGAGTGGCGCAGGGCAGAGCGAGCCACCGCCAGGGGCGGCCATCCGCGGGGTGCCGCACTCGTCGCGGCAGCGGTCGACCTGGCCCACATCGGCCTGATCGGCGACCTGCCGGAAGCCCTGCTGCGCGAAGTGCACGAGGGCCATCTCCGTGCCCTCGGCGGCACCGCGCTGCGCCCGGAGACCTACGAGGAGGCCCTCACCTGGGCTTCCCAGGTCCGTTACGGCGTCGCAAGCCTGCTGATGGAAGGCGAGCAGGAAGGGAGCAAGAGACCCTTCGACTACCTGGTGGACTCGGTCGCCCGCGAACTTGACGTCCCCGACCCGCCGGACTCGGTGTGGCTCACCGCGCTGAAGTACGCCGACGAGCGGACGCGTCCGCTCGTCGCTCAGACGGCGTCGTTCAGCGGCCGGTGGGCGATCGCCGAGCAGGCCTGGAGACCGCTGGCCGAGGCCCACGACGAGGTAGCGGTCATCAACTACACGTCCGCGCAACTGTTCCAGCGTTCGGATCCGCGCGAGGTCGAACCGCTGCTGCGTACGGTGGCCGAGGCCGGGCACCCGCTCGCCCAGGCCAACCTCGGCGCCGTCCTGAAGATGCGGGGCGCGGACGAGGAGGCCGAGAGATGGTGGCGAAAAGCAGCGCAGGCCAAAGAGCCCCTCGCCTCCTACAACCTCTACCTGCACTATCGCGGCACAGACGAGGAACAGGCCGAGACCTGGCTGCGGAGTGCGGCAGAGGGCGGCTACGTCAAGGCGATCACCACCTTGGGAACGCTCCTGCACTTGCGTGGGGACGAGGCCGAGGCGGAGCCGTGGTGGCGCCTGGGAGCCCTGGCGGGAGACCCCCAGGCCATGTATGTGCATGGGCATTCGCTCCGGCTGCGCGGGGACGACGATGCCGAGGTGTGGCTGCGCCGTGCCGCCGAGCGAGGCCATGACACGGCCGCGGAGATCCTGGGCCGTGCCGCCGACGAGCGCGACGATCTCGCGGAGGCCGAGAAATGGTGGCGGGTGGCCGCAGAGGCGGGAAACCCGGAGGCGGCCAACTCGCTGGGTGTGCTCCTCAGCACCCGGGGCAGCCGGGCCGAGGGCGCCCACTGGTATGCCAAGGGGGCCGAGGGCGGCCATGTGGTGGCCATGTTCAACCTCGCCGAATGGCTGTGGGGCGAGGGGGATGTCGAAGGGGCCATGGACTGGCATCGCCGAGCCGGTGAGGCCGGGAATCCCAGCTCCTTCAACAACCTGGGAATTCTGCTCCGCGGGGAGGGAGACCTCGCCGCCGCCGAGGCAGCGCTGCGCCGGGCCGCGGAAGCCGAGGACGTCTTCGGCTGCCTCAATCTGATCGACCTGCTGATCAGCGAGGGGCGTCCGGAAGACGCCCGACCGCTCCTTCTCGAACTGCTCAGTGCCCCCGAGGGCGCGGAAGAGACCATCAGGTTCGCCGAAGGGGTCCGGCAGGAAGGCAGGCCGATGGTGGCCCGGACCATCATGCGCTGGGCCGCCGAAGCCGGTCGTCTCGACGCCGCCCACAATCTGGGGGCGCTGTACTACATGGAAGGGATGCTCGAGGAAGCGGAACACTGGTGGCGGACCTCGGCATCCGCGTTCTCCGGGTCCGCCCACAACGTCGGCTGCCTGCTCGCGGCACGCGGCAACAGCAAGGAAGCGGCGGCCTGGTGGCGCAAGGCCGCCGAGGCGGGACACCGCAAGGCCGGCCTCCGACTCGCCGACTGGCTCATCGAATCCGGGGAGCCGGACGAAGCGGAGCAAAGGCTCCGTGACCTGGCCGACGAGTTCCCCGGAGTCGCCTTCGTGCTGGGGCTGCTCCTCTTCGACCAGCCCGGCGACCACGCGGAGGCCGACCACTGGTGGCAGCGGGCCGAGGAGCAGGGCGACGCGGACACCGCCTTCGCCTACGCCTCCTACCTCGCCGAACGCGGCGACGCGGAGAGGACGGAGCTCTGGTGCCGTAAGGCGGCCGAAGCCGGGCACCCGCGGGCAGCTCTCAACTTCGGTGTCCTGCTGGCCCAGCGCGGACAGTTGGCGGAAGCCGAGTCCTGGCTGGCCGAAGCCGTGCGCAGAGGTATCGACGAGGCGGCCGAACCCCTGACACGGGTAAGGGAGTTCCTGGCCGTACAGCGCGGTTCCTGA
- a CDS encoding ectoine synthase → MIVRSFKDIEGTDRHVKSASGTWESKRIVLAKEKVGFSLHETILYAGTETSMWYANHIEAVVCVEGEAELTDHETGRTHAITPGTMYLLDGHERHTLRIKEDFRCLCVFNPPVTGREDHDENGVYPLLTEPEEV, encoded by the coding sequence GTGATCGTCCGTTCGTTCAAGGACATCGAAGGAACCGACCGCCATGTGAAATCGGCGTCCGGCACCTGGGAGAGCAAGCGCATCGTCCTCGCCAAGGAGAAGGTCGGCTTCTCCCTGCACGAGACGATCCTGTACGCGGGTACGGAGACGTCGATGTGGTACGCGAACCACATCGAGGCCGTCGTCTGCGTCGAGGGCGAGGCCGAGCTGACCGACCACGAGACCGGGCGGACGCACGCGATCACGCCCGGGACCATGTACCTCCTGGACGGGCACGAGAGGCACACGCTGCGGATCAAGGAGGACTTCCGCTGCCTCTGTGTCTTCAACCCGCCCGTGACCGGCCGGGAGGACCACGACGAGAACGGCGTGTACCCGCTGCTCACCGAGCCCGAGGAGGTGTGA
- a CDS encoding sigma factor, with translation MESTGDTSVHPPADAEVHRRLVYGDESAPAEVYAAYGGLVRRVAVRVTRSAAAAEDVAQEVFAQLWSRPYAFDARRGSLRGRLSMLAGPGPGPGPGPDETVVDRERSLLPHIALRTLAETLADPPDPALERGA, from the coding sequence GTGGAGTCCACGGGCGATACGTCCGTACATCCGCCTGCCGACGCGGAGGTGCACCGGCGGCTGGTGTACGGCGACGAGTCCGCGCCGGCCGAGGTGTACGCGGCGTACGGCGGGCTGGTGCGGCGGGTCGCCGTGCGCGTCACCCGCTCCGCGGCCGCCGCCGAGGACGTGGCGCAGGAGGTTTTCGCCCAGCTGTGGAGCAGGCCGTACGCCTTCGACGCGCGCCGCGGCTCGCTGCGCGGCCGGCTGTCCATGCTCGCCGGTCCCGGTCCCGGTCCCGGTCCCGGCCCCGACGAGACGGTCGTCGACCGGGAGCGCTCCCTGCTGCCGCACATCGCCCTGCGCACCTTGGCCGAGACTTTGGCCGACCCACCGGACCCGGCGCTCGAAAGAGGCGCATGA
- a CDS encoding DinB family protein, with protein sequence MSIDPPQPLPDGRPIPLLTGDELPMLESWLAFHRATLELKCAGLDDVQLRLASVESSELTLLRLVQHLAECERNWFQRVVGGLDVPPVYGEGNETGYTLDPGRGIDEALSVRRREVARGRELRAGRALESVGRIGDGPMAGVEVSLRWVLIHMIEEYARHNGHAYILRERIDGVTGA encoded by the coding sequence ATGAGCATCGACCCGCCCCAGCCCCTCCCCGACGGCCGCCCCATCCCCCTCCTGACCGGCGACGAGCTCCCCATGCTCGAAAGCTGGCTCGCCTTCCATCGCGCCACCCTGGAGCTCAAGTGCGCGGGGCTGGACGACGTGCAGCTGCGGCTTGCCTCGGTCGAGTCGTCGGAGTTGACGTTGCTCAGGCTGGTGCAGCACCTCGCGGAGTGTGAGCGGAACTGGTTCCAGCGGGTGGTGGGTGGGCTCGATGTCCCGCCGGTGTACGGGGAAGGGAACGAGACCGGGTACACCCTCGATCCCGGGCGCGGCATCGACGAGGCGCTCTCGGTGCGGCGGCGGGAGGTCGCGCGGGGACGGGAGCTTCGGGCCGGGCGGGCGCTGGAGAGTGTGGGGCGGATCGGCGACGGGCCGATGGCCGGGGTCGAGGTCAGTCTGCGGTGGGTGCTCATTCACATGATCGAGGAGTACGCACGGCACAACGGTCACGCATACATTCTGCGGGAGCGCATCGACGGAGTTACCGGAGCCTGA
- a CDS encoding N-acetyltransferase family protein: MISERVKPGRVIRTAVPAEVESIVTLHARARATYYPDGVPDDGTDWHGAWRSAVERPDGHVLCVVEQGRIIALASFRTPEGGAADTVKLFQFHVDPDHWRGGVGTALHTACVEEWHADGKRTAVLDVHVDNRRAQAFYARQGWIPDPENPPAEGDHHLFLRFAVAGGMNAAI; this comes from the coding sequence ATGATCAGCGAACGAGTCAAGCCGGGCAGGGTGATCCGCACCGCCGTGCCCGCCGAGGTGGAGTCCATCGTCACGCTGCACGCACGGGCCCGGGCGACGTACTACCCCGACGGCGTCCCGGACGACGGCACCGACTGGCACGGCGCCTGGCGCAGCGCCGTCGAGCGGCCCGACGGACACGTCCTGTGCGTGGTCGAGCAGGGCCGGATCATCGCGCTCGCCTCCTTTCGCACCCCGGAGGGCGGCGCCGCGGACACGGTCAAGCTCTTCCAGTTCCATGTCGACCCCGACCACTGGCGCGGCGGCGTCGGTACGGCCCTGCACACGGCCTGCGTCGAGGAGTGGCACGCGGACGGCAAGCGCACGGCCGTCCTCGACGTGCACGTCGACAACCGGCGCGCCCAGGCCTTCTACGCCCGCCAGGGCTGGATCCCGGACCCGGAGAACCCGCCCGCCGAGGGCGACCACCACCTGTTCCTGCGCTTCGCCGTGGCCGGGGGAATGAACGCGGCTATTTGA
- a CDS encoding DsbA family oxidoreductase, with translation MRVEIWSDIACPWCYVGKARFEKALEAFPHRDQVEVVHRSFELDPGRAKGDIQPVITMLTRKYGMSAAQAQAGEENLGAQAAAEGLAYRTEGRDHGSTFDMHRLLHLAKEHGKQDELIQILYRANFAEERSVFAEGDERLVELAVAAGLDADDVRGVLADPNAYADDVRADEREAAQLGAGGVPFFVLDRKFGVSGAQPAEVFEQALTQAWGERSPLTLIEQGDADACGPDGCAVPQH, from the coding sequence ATGCGCGTCGAGATCTGGAGCGACATCGCCTGCCCCTGGTGCTACGTGGGCAAGGCCCGCTTCGAGAAGGCGCTCGAGGCCTTCCCGCACCGCGACCAGGTCGAGGTGGTGCACCGCTCGTTCGAGCTGGACCCCGGGCGCGCCAAGGGCGACATCCAGCCCGTGATCACCATGCTGACCAGGAAGTACGGCATGAGCGCCGCGCAGGCCCAGGCCGGCGAGGAGAACCTCGGCGCGCAGGCCGCCGCGGAGGGACTCGCCTACCGCACCGAGGGCCGCGACCACGGCAGCACCTTCGACATGCACCGGCTGCTGCACCTCGCCAAGGAGCACGGCAAGCAGGACGAGCTGATCCAGATCCTGTACCGGGCGAACTTCGCCGAGGAGCGGTCCGTCTTCGCCGAGGGCGACGAGCGGCTCGTGGAGCTGGCCGTCGCGGCCGGCCTCGACGCCGACGACGTCCGGGGGGTCCTCGCCGACCCGAACGCCTACGCCGACGACGTGCGCGCCGACGAGCGCGAGGCCGCCCAGCTCGGTGCGGGCGGCGTGCCGTTCTTCGTCCTCGACCGCAAGTTCGGCGTCTCCGGCGCCCAGCCCGCCGAGGTCTTCGAGCAGGCGCTGACGCAGGCGTGGGGCGAGCGGTCGCCGCTGACGCTGATCGAGCAGGGTGACGCGGACGCGTGCGGTCCGGACGGCTGCGCGGTGCCGCAGCACTGA
- a CDS encoding maleylpyruvate isomerase family mycothiol-dependent enzyme, producing the protein MTDDHETVRDLLPAWAFGALDPADERTVLPHLAECESCAAEAERLRETVRLLEGSGSSGAARPGAGRQPATEAGVTTPVDGVLSLTLRTRPAAARVAAHAAPYAAAVAGLKALLPELEGRWATPVVHDWDVQATVAHLLAADEHLAGRLGVGSRAPGSRIEEGMGWADAWERRTAEVIAHEHGRTPEQTVADWAAQAGELLATPEARDAELAARAVTLMGLRLPVADHFLVRAFEAWIHTDDIGRALGIAVPPPPQEHLGQLVRLAVRVLGLALGPTAPPVLFSVTGGEEWVLGSEDEPVAAELALDPVDFCLLVGGRHAPQTVPRGATGDAAAVRNVLERAASLAWL; encoded by the coding sequence ATGACGGACGATCACGAGACGGTACGTGACCTGCTGCCGGCGTGGGCCTTCGGCGCCCTCGACCCGGCCGACGAACGGACGGTCCTGCCGCACCTCGCCGAGTGCGAGAGCTGCGCGGCGGAGGCGGAGAGGCTGCGGGAGACGGTACGACTGCTGGAGGGGTCGGGGTCCTCCGGCGCCGCCCGGCCCGGAGCCGGCCGGCAGCCCGCCACCGAGGCCGGAGTCACCACGCCGGTCGACGGTGTCCTCTCTCTCACCCTCCGCACCCGCCCCGCCGCCGCCCGCGTCGCCGCGCACGCCGCCCCCTACGCCGCTGCCGTCGCCGGCCTGAAGGCGTTGCTGCCCGAGCTGGAGGGGCGCTGGGCCACGCCGGTCGTGCACGACTGGGACGTACAGGCCACCGTCGCCCACCTGCTCGCCGCCGACGAGCACTTGGCGGGCCGGCTCGGTGTCGGCTCACGCGCGCCGGGCTCGCGGATCGAGGAGGGCATGGGCTGGGCGGACGCCTGGGAACGCCGTACCGCCGAGGTCATCGCGCACGAGCACGGCCGTACGCCCGAGCAGACCGTGGCCGACTGGGCCGCGCAGGCGGGCGAGTTGCTCGCGACGCCCGAGGCTAGGGACGCCGAACTCGCGGCGCGGGCCGTGACGTTGATGGGGCTGCGGCTGCCCGTCGCCGACCACTTCCTGGTGCGCGCCTTCGAGGCGTGGATCCACACCGACGACATCGGCCGTGCGCTCGGCATCGCCGTCCCACCGCCGCCGCAGGAGCACCTGGGGCAGCTGGTCCGCCTCGCCGTCCGTGTCCTCGGCCTGGCCCTGGGGCCGACCGCGCCCCCGGTGCTGTTCTCGGTCACCGGGGGCGAGGAGTGGGTGCTGGGGTCCGAGGACGAGCCGGTGGCCGCCGAACTCGCCCTGGATCCCGTCGACTTCTGCCTCCTGGTCGGCGGTCGCCATGCCCCCCAGACGGTGCCGAGGGGCGCCACGGGCGACGCGGCCGCCGTACGGAACGTACTGGAGCGGGCCGCGTCGCTGGCGTGGCTGTGA
- a CDS encoding aminotransferase class V-fold PLP-dependent enzyme encodes METFESLVRAEFAPKNVYLNTASTGLLPARTVAALAEAARMRAEGRPLGPLHADVEAARAAFARLAGVPVERVAAGSSVAAYTGLVAASLPAGAEVLTAEDDFTSVVNPFHTRGDLKVRIVPLERLAESVRPGTALVAVSAAQSADGRIADLPALREAAREHGARTYIDVSQSGAWLPMEADAYDFTVTVCYKWLMGPHGAGFLVVPEDFGGLLPIMAGWVAGESPWDSCYGPVTELAHSARRFDLPPALFSFAGLRRSLELLEELGVDAVRAHDLALADRFRTGLAGLGHAPVPAPGSAIVSVPGLGHRQPELSAAGIEVSDRAGNLRASFHLYNTAEDVDRLLEALSA; translated from the coding sequence ATGGAGACCTTCGAGAGCCTCGTCCGTGCCGAGTTCGCCCCGAAGAACGTCTATCTCAACACCGCGAGCACCGGGCTGCTCCCGGCCCGCACCGTGGCCGCCCTCGCCGAGGCGGCACGCATGCGGGCCGAGGGCAGGCCACTGGGTCCGCTGCACGCGGACGTGGAGGCCGCCCGGGCCGCCTTCGCCCGGCTGGCCGGCGTCCCCGTCGAGCGGGTGGCGGCGGGTTCGTCCGTCGCCGCCTACACCGGGCTGGTCGCCGCCTCGCTGCCCGCGGGCGCCGAAGTCCTCACCGCCGAGGACGACTTCACCTCCGTCGTGAACCCCTTCCACACCCGCGGCGACCTCAAGGTGCGCATCGTGCCCCTGGAGCGGCTCGCCGAGTCCGTGCGACCCGGCACCGCGCTCGTCGCGGTCAGCGCCGCGCAGTCCGCCGACGGCCGGATCGCCGACCTGCCCGCCCTGCGCGAGGCGGCCCGCGAGCACGGCGCCCGTACCTACATCGACGTCTCCCAGTCAGGCGCCTGGCTGCCGATGGAGGCCGACGCGTACGACTTCACCGTGACCGTCTGCTACAAGTGGCTGATGGGCCCGCACGGCGCCGGCTTCCTCGTCGTCCCGGAGGACTTCGGCGGCCTGCTGCCGATCATGGCCGGCTGGGTCGCCGGGGAGAGCCCCTGGGACAGCTGCTACGGCCCGGTGACCGAACTCGCCCACTCCGCCCGCCGGTTCGACCTGCCCCCGGCCCTGTTCAGCTTCGCGGGCCTGCGCCGCTCCCTGGAACTCCTCGAGGAACTCGGCGTGGACGCCGTACGCGCCCATGACCTCGCCCTCGCCGACCGCTTCCGGACCGGTCTCGCCGGCCTCGGCCACGCACCGGTGCCCGCACCCGGCTCGGCGATCGTGTCCGTGCCCGGACTCGGCCACCGCCAGCCCGAGCTGAGCGCGGCCGGGATCGAGGTCTCCGACCGCGCGGGCAACCTGCGCGCCTCCTTCCACCTCTACAACACAGCCGAGGACGTCGACCGGCTGCTGGAGGCCCTGTCCGCCTGA
- the thpD gene encoding ectoine hydroxylase, translated as MTTAMTRNVTDLYPSRAATEVSTPRQDPVVWGSPDTPGPIATTDLHSFERDGFLAIDQLITEDEVAVYAQELERLVTDPGIRADERSIIEPKSKEIRSVFEVHKISEVFASLVRDERVVGRARQILGSDVYVHQSRINVKPGFGASGFYWHSDFETWHAEDGLPNMRTVSVSIALTENYDTNGGLMIMPGSHRTFLGCAGATPKDNYKKSLQMQDAGTPSDEALTKMASEYGIKLFTGKAGSATWFDCNCMHGSGDNITPFPRSNVFIVFNSVENAAVEPFAAPVRRPEFIGARDFTPVK; from the coding sequence ATGACCACCGCCATGACCCGAAACGTCACCGATCTCTACCCCAGTCGCGCCGCCACCGAGGTGTCGACGCCGCGCCAGGACCCCGTCGTCTGGGGCTCCCCCGACACGCCCGGCCCGATCGCGACGACCGACCTGCACTCCTTCGAGCGCGACGGCTTCCTCGCCATCGACCAGCTCATCACCGAGGACGAGGTCGCGGTCTACGCGCAGGAGCTGGAGCGGCTGGTCACCGACCCCGGGATCCGTGCGGACGAGCGCTCCATCATCGAGCCGAAGTCCAAGGAGATCCGGTCCGTCTTCGAAGTGCACAAGATCAGTGAGGTGTTCGCCTCCCTGGTGCGCGACGAGCGGGTCGTCGGCCGGGCGCGGCAGATCCTCGGCTCGGACGTGTACGTCCACCAGTCGCGGATCAACGTCAAGCCGGGCTTCGGGGCCAGCGGCTTCTACTGGCACTCCGACTTCGAGACCTGGCACGCCGAGGACGGTCTGCCCAACATGCGGACGGTGTCCGTCTCGATCGCGCTGACCGAGAACTACGACACCAACGGCGGGCTCATGATCATGCCCGGCTCGCACCGCACGTTCCTCGGCTGCGCGGGTGCCACGCCGAAGGACAACTACAAGAAGTCCCTGCAGATGCAGGACGCGGGCACGCCGTCCGACGAGGCGCTGACCAAGATGGCCTCCGAGTACGGCATCAAGCTCTTCACGGGCAAGGCCGGTTCGGCGACCTGGTTCGACTGCAACTGCATGCACGGCTCCGGGGACAACATCACGCCGTTCCCGCGCAGCAACGTGTTCATCGTGTTCAACAGCGTGGAGAACGCGGCCGTCGAGCCCTTCGCGGCTCCGGTGCGGCGGCCGGAGTTCATCGGCGCGCGGGACTTCACGCCGGTGAAGTGA
- the ectA gene encoding diaminobutyrate acetyltransferase → MTAAQADLQIDRPAVADGAALWRIARDSKALDLNSSYSYLLWCRDFADTSAVARDERGEPVGFVTGYVRPDRPHTLLVWQVAVDDAHRGRGLAAALLDGLVARVGGEYGVTSVETTITPGNTASERLFGSFAERHGAALEREVLFDAGLFPDGPHDPEVLHRIGPLSL, encoded by the coding sequence ATGACTGCCGCACAAGCAGACCTGCAAATCGACCGTCCGGCGGTGGCCGACGGGGCCGCGCTGTGGCGGATTGCCAGAGACTCCAAGGCCCTCGACCTCAACTCGTCGTACAGCTATCTGCTGTGGTGCCGCGACTTCGCCGACACGTCGGCCGTCGCCCGCGACGAGCGCGGGGAGCCGGTCGGCTTCGTCACCGGGTACGTACGGCCGGATCGTCCCCACACCCTGCTCGTCTGGCAGGTGGCCGTGGACGACGCGCACCGTGGACGCGGCCTCGCCGCCGCGCTGCTCGACGGGCTCGTCGCGCGAGTCGGCGGCGAGTACGGCGTCACGAGCGTCGAGACCACCATCACCCCGGGCAACACCGCCTCCGAGCGGCTGTTCGGCTCCTTCGCGGAGCGGCACGGTGCCGCCCTGGAGCGCGAGGTGCTGTTCGACGCCGGCCTGTTCCCCGACGGGCCGCACGACCCCGAAGTCCTCCACCGCATCGGCCCCCTCTCCCTCTGA
- the ectB gene encoding diaminobutyrate--2-oxoglutarate transaminase: protein MTITQPDLSVFETLESEVRSYCRGWPTVFDRARGSRMYDEDGHEYLDFFAGAGSLNYGHNNPVLKRALIDYLERDGVTHGLDMSTSAKRAFLESFQNIVLRPRDLPYKVMFPGPTGTNAVESALKLARKVKGREAIVSFTNAFHGMSLGSLAVTGNAFKRAGAGIPLVHGTPMPFDNYFDGTVEDFLWFERLLEDQGSGLNKPAAVIVETVQGEGGINVARREWLQALAALCERQDMLLIVDDIQMGCGRTGAFFSFEEAGITPDIVTVSKSISGYGLPMSLCLFKPELDIWEPGEHNGTFRGNNPAFVTATAALETYWADGSAMEKQTRKRGEQVEQALISITEENLADVKEYRGRGLVWGLEFHDKERAGRVAHRAFELGLLIETSGPESEVVKLLPALTITPEELDEGLSVLARAVRETI from the coding sequence GTGACCATCACCCAGCCCGACCTCAGCGTCTTCGAGACCCTGGAGTCCGAGGTACGCAGCTACTGCCGCGGCTGGCCCACCGTCTTCGACCGCGCGCGCGGCAGCCGCATGTACGACGAGGACGGCCACGAGTATCTGGACTTCTTCGCCGGGGCCGGCTCCCTGAACTACGGGCACAACAACCCCGTCCTGAAACGGGCGTTGATCGACTACCTGGAGCGGGACGGCGTCACGCACGGGCTCGACATGTCCACCAGCGCCAAGCGTGCCTTCCTGGAGTCCTTCCAGAACATCGTGCTGCGACCGCGTGACCTGCCCTACAAGGTCATGTTCCCGGGTCCCACGGGTACCAACGCCGTCGAGTCGGCGCTGAAGCTGGCGCGGAAGGTGAAGGGGCGCGAGGCGATCGTCTCGTTCACCAACGCCTTCCACGGGATGTCCCTCGGCTCGCTCGCCGTCACCGGCAACGCCTTCAAGCGGGCCGGCGCCGGGATCCCGCTCGTGCACGGCACACCCATGCCGTTCGACAACTACTTCGACGGCACCGTCGAGGACTTCCTGTGGTTCGAGCGGCTGCTCGAGGACCAGGGGTCCGGTCTCAACAAGCCCGCCGCCGTGATCGTCGAGACCGTGCAGGGCGAGGGCGGCATCAACGTCGCCCGCCGGGAGTGGCTGCAGGCGCTCGCCGCACTGTGCGAGCGGCAGGACATGCTGCTCATCGTCGACGACATCCAGATGGGGTGTGGCCGTACCGGTGCGTTCTTCTCGTTCGAGGAGGCCGGGATCACGCCCGACATCGTCACCGTGTCCAAGTCCATCAGCGGCTACGGCCTTCCCATGTCGCTGTGCCTGTTCAAGCCCGAGCTGGACATCTGGGAGCCGGGCGAGCACAACGGCACCTTCCGCGGCAACAACCCCGCCTTCGTCACGGCCACCGCCGCCCTGGAGACGTACTGGGCGGACGGGTCCGCGATGGAGAAGCAGACCCGCAAGCGCGGGGAGCAGGTCGAGCAGGCGCTCATCTCCATCACCGAGGAGAACCTCGCCGACGTGAAGGAGTACCGCGGGCGCGGGCTCGTGTGGGGCCTGGAGTTCCACGACAAGGAGCGCGCCGGACGGGTGGCGCACCGAGCCTTCGAACTCGGGCTGCTCATCGAGACGTCGGGCCCCGAGAGCGAGGTCGTGAAGCTGCTTCCGGCGCTCACGATCACCCCGGAGGAACTGGACGAGGGACTCAGCGTCCTCGCCCGCGCCGTCCGGGAAACCATCTGA